The nucleotide window CGATTGCGTTCAAACCAACGCGCAGCGGCCTAACCGCGCGCTTGCTGGGCGGGCTTCATTTTGTGCCGGGCGCACCAACATTCACCTACGCCGACCGCGGCCAAGACCGCAGCTTATGGATTGTGCAGCCATTTGTTTCGCTGCAGCTGGCCTGGCTCACCGCAGATCCCCGCGCCCGAAACGAAGTTTGACCGAATTGCCGTTGAGGCCGCCTCTATACCGGAAGCGAGATGACCTTGACATCGCCTCCGAAGTCAAAGCAGGCCGATGACGGAAACACAGTAGAGTCTTTGGCTCAGGCGGCGTTGATTGGCGAACGCGCCGACGTGGAACGCTTGCTGACGTTCTTGTTGCCAAGCATTCGAAACCTCATCCGTTACTTGCTGCGAGGTGACGAAGATGTGGACGATGTCACGCAGGAAGCGTTGATCGCTTTGGTGCAGGGGCTTCACACATTCTCTGGCAGCGGCGCATTTGTGTCGTGGGCCAATCGCGTGGTGGCCAGGGTGACCTTTGCGTTCATTAAGCGGCGGCGAAGCGCGGTGGCTTCGTCAGACGCCGCGCTTGACGAAGTTGTGCCCGCACCACCAAGCCACGGTGGCGATTTTCTGGCCCGCCGCGCATTGGTGGATCTGTTGGACAAAATTCCCGAGGACCAGCGCGTGGCGTTCGTCATGCATGATCTGTTGGAACTGACGCCCCTCGACATTGCACGGGATCTGGGTGTGCCCGTTGAGACCGTGCGCAGCCGCGTGCGCCTTGCGAAAGAACGCTTGCGCATACGCGCCGCGTGGCTTTGGCGAGACACCTCTTCTTGAACGGAAAACAAACCGTGAAAACCTCAAAGACACCCAGCGATCAAGAAGCCTTCTTGCTACCACGGCTCGATCGACGCCCGGGCCCGGCGGTGCCGATTTCGCAGGCACGCGCGCACTCGATGGTGGCGATGGCAGTCAACGCCGCGGGACGCCTCGAAACGCCCCGCACAATGAAACCCAACCACCTTTACATGTTTGCGTCCGCGGCGGCGATCACGTTGGTGGCCGCATCAGCGTGGGGGATTGCAACGTGGCAGCGCTCGCCACAAACCGCGGTGCCCATCGTCGTCACCCCCCCAGCCCCAACCACCGTGGCCCCCCACGTGGAGCCCGAGCGAAAAGACACCCTACCCAAGCCACGGCTTGGCCCCCCTTCGGCTGCGCCGCCTGCGCGTCCTCGCCGCAGCGAAGACTGGTTGGCAACTGCCAATCGCTTGCGTGGCCAAAAGCGCTGGCGCGACGCCGCGCGAGCCTATGAAAACGCGGCCCGTCTTGGCAAAGAGCCACACACCGTGAACGCGGCCCAATTCTCGGCGGCTTTGCTGCGACGCGATCACCTAGGCGATCCCAAAGGCGCATTGGTGGCTCTGCAGAAATTGGCGGGCAATTTAACCACCGGTCCGTTGGCGGAAGAAACGTTGTGGGAAACCGCTACAACGCAGCGGATTTTGGGTAAAACCGAAGCTGAACGCGTAACTTTGTTGAAGTTGCTTAACGTTGGCAAAAAAGAAACCGTTGTAACACGGCGAGCGCAAGCAAGGCTGCGCGAAATTCTTTAACCGTTCTTCTGTACGCAACACCTCTATTCAAACGGAGGCCTTCGTGAAAACAAAACTTATGAAATGCGCCGTGATGATCGCCTTGATGTTGACCGCTTGCGATAGCAAAGACGCTGTGGTGGTGGGTGCAGGTGATGCGTCTGAGGCAAAGCTTGATGGCGGTGTTCCGTCCACAAACAACGGTACAGGCAAAGACATATTTCCCGGCCTGATCGGCAATGGCCCAACCAACGCCGATCGCGAAGCCTTTTGCAAAGGCCGCGGCCCCTCGGTTGTGGTGCCGGGGGAAACGCCGGTATGCGCGGGAAAACTTGCGGAGAAAACTTTCCGTTATGGTTTGTGCACCTGCCAAGATGTGATGCTGAATGGCAAACTTCATACAGATTCCATCGACTCCAACGCAGGAATGTCGGTGGCCAATGGCGGAGCCTCTGTGGGCATAAATGGGACCTTCAGTAACCCGGGCGAATCACGCATCGGTGGCAGTTTGATTGTCAAAGGCCCCATGGGAAGCTCTGCGTCTCAAGAGATCACAGGCGATTTGAAGGTGGACGGACTCCTTTCGAGCGAGGGCAAGGTGGCGGTGGGTCGCGACGCATGGATCAACGGATTCATTGCGGTGACTGGCGAACTTTCGGTGGGCCGTGATTTGCACAGCCCTTCGGGAAAACCATTGGTAGACGGTGCAAGAGTAGGCGGCAACGTGATCACTGAGCCGTTCACGTTTTCGCCTCCGTGCGACTGTGAAAAGCCCCTGGATGTAACGGCGATCGTAAATGAAGCCAGAACCAACAACCACAACGCGCTCATCAATTTGGATCCCGACCGCTTGGCGCTCGTGTCACAACCCACAATCCTCGAGTTGCCGTGTGGACGCTACTATCTTTCCGGCATCCGCGGGGCCGCTCCGATTACCATCAAGATCACCGGTCGCACAGCGATTTATGTTGGTGGCAGCATCGAGGCGGCCTCGAGCCTCAACGTGGATGTGGGCCCGCAAGGAGAAGTCGATCTCTTCGCCGAAGGAGCCGTCTTCGCGGTTTCGGGATCAATGAGATTGGGGAGCAGCGACCGCCCCGCCG belongs to Myxococcales bacterium and includes:
- a CDS encoding sigma-70 family RNA polymerase sigma factor → MLTFLLPSIRNLIRYLLRGDEDVDDVTQEALIALVQGLHTFSGSGAFVSWANRVVARVTFAFIKRRRSAVASSDAALDEVVPAPPSHGGDFLARRALVDLLDKIPEDQRVAFVMHDLLELTPLDIARDLGVPVETVRSRVRLAKERLRIRAAWLWRDTSS